In Bacteroidota bacterium, a single genomic region encodes these proteins:
- the rpiB gene encoding ribose 5-phosphate isomerase B: MNKLKIAIGADHAGYLLKESLIHFIAQLNCEIVDFGTHSEERVDYPDFAHPVALAVESKVVDFGVLVCGSGNGVNMAANKHNGIRAALCWTKEIAELARQHNNANIISLPARFISVSEAQEMVKIFLNTAFEGGRHEDRVTKISC, encoded by the coding sequence ATGAATAAACTTAAAATAGCTATAGGTGCCGATCATGCAGGTTACCTTCTTAAAGAATCGTTGATACACTTTATAGCACAACTTAATTGTGAAATTGTGGATTTTGGAACGCATTCAGAAGAACGTGTTGATTATCCAGATTTTGCACATCCGGTTGCACTTGCCGTAGAAAGTAAAGTGGTAGATTTTGGTGTTTTGGTTTGCGGAAGTGGTAATGGGGTGAACATGGCTGCTAATAAGCACAATGGCATTCGTGCTGCATTGTGCTGGACAAAAGAAATTGCGGAGCTGGCACGACAGCACAACAATGCTAATATTATTTCATTGCCGGCTCGTTTTATTTCTGTTTCAGAGGCGCAAGAGATGGTGAAAATATTTTTAAACACAGCGTTTGAAGGCGGACGCCACGAAGATAGGGTTACAAAAATATCGTGTTAA
- the nadA gene encoding quinolinate synthase NadA, with protein MNTSEVEKKGFLEVEIDVSLDLFAEIEKLKKEKNAVILAHYYQNPDIQDVADYIGDSLGLSQQAAKTKADIIVFAGVHFMAETAKILSPTKKVLLPDLKAGCSLADSCTAEKFSAFKQAHPDHLVISYVNCSAEIKALTDIVCTSTNAVQIVESLAPDQKIIFAPDKNLGTYINKKTGRNMLLWDGACMVHEIFSLQKISKLQLQHPTAKLIAHPECETPILERSDFIGSTTALLNYTIKSADNEFIVATESGIIHQMQKSSPHKTFIPAPPNNTCACNDCPHMKLNTLEKLYTCLKYETPEIFMEESLRKKAEGSILKMLEISAKLGL; from the coding sequence ATGAATACAAGTGAAGTTGAAAAAAAAGGATTTCTGGAGGTAGAAATAGACGTATCTTTGGATTTATTCGCAGAAATAGAAAAACTCAAAAAGGAAAAAAATGCAGTTATACTTGCACATTATTATCAAAACCCTGACATACAGGATGTAGCGGATTATATTGGTGATAGTTTAGGACTTTCTCAACAAGCAGCAAAAACAAAAGCGGATATCATCGTGTTTGCCGGAGTACATTTTATGGCTGAAACGGCAAAAATTTTATCGCCAACAAAAAAAGTATTATTGCCCGATTTAAAAGCCGGCTGCTCTTTAGCCGATTCATGCACCGCCGAAAAATTTTCAGCTTTCAAGCAAGCACATCCCGACCACCTGGTAATTTCGTATGTAAACTGTTCGGCCGAAATTAAAGCCCTAACCGATATTGTATGCACTAGCACAAATGCTGTTCAAATAGTGGAAAGTTTAGCACCCGACCAAAAAATTATTTTTGCTCCGGATAAAAATTTAGGTACCTACATCAATAAAAAAACAGGAAGAAATATGTTGCTTTGGGACGGAGCATGCATGGTACATGAAATTTTTTCATTGCAAAAAATTTCCAAATTGCAGCTGCAACATCCAACAGCTAAATTAATTGCACATCCCGAATGCGAAACACCAATTCTTGAACGATCAGATTTTATTGGGAGTACAACTGCTTTATTGAATTATACAATAAAAAGTGCTGACAATGAATTTATTGTAGCTACAGAATCGGGCATAATACATCAAATGCAAAAGTCATCTCCTCACAAAACATTTATACCCGCACCCCCTAATAATACATGTGCTTGCAACGATTGTCCACATATGAAATTGAATACACTCGAAAAACTGTATACTTGTTTGAAATACGAAACACCTGAAATTTTTATGGAGGAAAGCCTCAGAAAGAAAGCGGAAGGTTCGATTTTAAAAATGCTTGAAATATCTGCAAAGTTGGGCTTGTAA
- a CDS encoding lactate utilization protein, with product MKPEAKFFEAIDAIAFDASHREIIYEKLSNTRTLVVQAKNFYSDLELAKTRAAFIKNKTLDNLDKYLIEFEANFTKKGGKVIWAQDKNEAIAEIIKISEKRTAKSLAKNRAQIFDELAINQKLSENNIKVIESDSGNFIQNLAGEAPYHLVFPTLHRSAESSFELLKNKFNLTDNATAHQIATAISNSIEEELITNEISILAPNVLVADTGSAVIFENEANAAQLSAQAKTQIILVGIEEIIPSLNDLDLFLHLYAVHSIGGHTTGYAHLISGPKMNEESDGPEEMYVILLDNGRSDVLAKTTQRPALGCIKCGACFNVCPVYKNIGGHAYQTVYNGPIGSIISPLMQGMETYKYLSFASPSAMECVSECPVKIDFPKLLQQNRTDSIKISPPGKTEKLAIYFWKTAMLKRSSMDKGGAKLKNFMLRQFFKKSWGERREIPTVAQKSFNQLWRERKGIK from the coding sequence ATGAAACCCGAAGCAAAATTTTTTGAAGCGATAGATGCAATTGCATTTGATGCATCTCACCGTGAAATTATATACGAAAAGCTTTCTAATACCAGAACTTTAGTTGTTCAAGCAAAGAATTTTTACAGTGATTTGGAACTTGCTAAGACCAGAGCTGCTTTTATAAAAAATAAAACACTCGATAACCTTGATAAGTACCTTATTGAATTTGAAGCAAATTTTACCAAAAAGGGTGGTAAGGTAATTTGGGCGCAGGATAAAAATGAAGCAATTGCGGAGATAATAAAGATAAGTGAGAAAAGAACAGCAAAAAGCTTAGCTAAAAATCGTGCTCAAATTTTTGATGAGCTTGCTATTAATCAAAAATTATCCGAAAATAATATTAAAGTTATTGAAAGTGATTCCGGCAATTTTATTCAAAATTTAGCCGGTGAAGCGCCGTATCACCTGGTTTTTCCAACACTTCATCGTTCTGCCGAAAGTAGTTTTGAACTGCTAAAAAATAAGTTCAATTTAACTGACAATGCAACTGCCCATCAAATAGCAACTGCAATAAGCAATTCAATTGAAGAAGAATTAATCACCAATGAAATCTCTATACTCGCTCCAAATGTTTTAGTTGCTGATACCGGCTCTGCAGTAATTTTTGAGAATGAAGCAAATGCCGCTCAGTTATCCGCACAAGCAAAGACACAAATTATTCTGGTAGGCATTGAGGAAATAATTCCAAGCTTAAACGATTTAGATTTATTTTTACACTTATACGCTGTACATAGCATTGGCGGTCATACTACAGGTTATGCACATTTAATTTCAGGTCCAAAAATGAATGAGGAATCGGATGGACCGGAGGAAATGTATGTGATATTATTAGACAATGGTCGCAGCGATGTGCTAGCAAAAACTACTCAACGTCCTGCATTAGGATGTATTAAATGTGGGGCCTGTTTTAATGTATGCCCGGTTTATAAAAATATTGGAGGGCACGCTTATCAAACGGTTTATAACGGCCCTATTGGATCCATAATTAGTCCATTAATGCAAGGAATGGAGACCTATAAATATTTGAGTTTTGCTTCTCCCTCAGCAATGGAATGTGTATCGGAATGTCCTGTTAAAATAGATTTTCCTAAGCTGTTACAACAAAACCGCACCGATTCAATTAAAATATCACCACCCGGTAAAACCGAGAAATTGGCAATTTATTTTTGGAAAACTGCTATGTTAAAACGCAGCAGCATGGATAAAGGAGGTGCCAAACTGAAAAACTTCATGCTCCGTCAGTTCTTTAAAAAATCATGGGGCGAAAGACGTGAAATACCAACGGTTGCCCAAAAATCATTTAATCAATTGTGGAGAGAAAGAAAGGGTATTAAATAA